In one Bacillota bacterium genomic region, the following are encoded:
- a CDS encoding S1 family peptidase: MKKLFILILSVICVTLFASGSFVSADSIEKQSIANFGEEYLIKSTESMDNHKVMMKLLIEEAKSQNSKEKLPNEYSGSFINEDGNLVISFSSQEASHNFKLKLDEKIKESKTKDADSTTVSSEIIYMVQDYSYSELDMISDELSDQYFILNIISVGIKQATNKVEITVYANTDIEAIIDFLNESIDNFTQDSIEFIVDLEVEYTTAYYAYSGGGIYYKLGLFNLFKSYGTVGFNAVDLSTGKLGVVTNSHVAAEGETMYYYNGKAMGQASKRIFGGEADAAFIPFTNTSTVTWLDTYEAIYDDGDSLTYLSTIGVDYYIVEGAPTYKIGYTSDYTSGVVLYTSYSVTVDGTVYTNVLKYSNQTLPGDSGGPVWISYGTRGATHILIAINFAAPSDGSYGVGCRVTSIMAALNVLPILTTNYYLY; this comes from the coding sequence AAAATTATTTATCTTAATTCTTAGCGTTATCTGTGTCACTCTTTTTGCATCAGGAAGTTTTGTAAGCGCTGATTCAATTGAAAAACAATCTATTGCAAATTTTGGGGAAGAGTATTTAATCAAGTCAACAGAGAGTATGGACAATCATAAAGTTATGATGAAGCTGTTGATTGAAGAAGCAAAAAGCCAAAATAGCAAAGAGAAATTACCAAACGAATATTCAGGTTCTTTTATTAATGAGGATGGAAATTTAGTAATTTCTTTTAGTTCACAAGAAGCTTCACATAATTTTAAATTGAAATTAGATGAAAAAATTAAAGAATCAAAGACAAAAGACGCAGATTCAACAACTGTCTCTTCTGAAATAATTTATATGGTTCAAGATTATTCTTATTCAGAGCTTGACATGATATCTGATGAGTTATCTGATCAATATTTTATTTTAAATATAATTAGTGTCGGCATTAAACAAGCGACAAATAAAGTTGAAATAACTGTTTATGCCAATACCGATATTGAAGCAATCATTGATTTTTTAAATGAGAGTATTGATAATTTCACGCAAGATTCAATAGAATTTATTGTTGATTTGGAAGTAGAGTATACTACAGCTTATTATGCTTACAGTGGCGGAGGAATCTATTATAAACTTGGATTATTTAATCTATTTAAGAGTTACGGTACGGTTGGATTTAATGCTGTAGATTTAAGTACAGGGAAATTAGGAGTTGTTACTAATTCTCATGTGGCTGCAGAAGGCGAGACAATGTATTACTATAATGGAAAAGCAATGGGTCAAGCATCAAAACGAATTTTTGGTGGGGAAGCTGACGCTGCGTTCATTCCATTTACCAATACATCAACCGTTACGTGGTTAGATACATATGAAGCTATCTATGATGATGGAGATTCTCTTACCTATCTATCAACGATAGGCGTAGATTATTACATTGTAGAAGGCGCACCGACTTATAAAATCGGATATACATCTGATTATACCTCTGGAGTCGTATTATATACTTCGTACTCTGTAACTGTAGATGGTACGGTATATACAAATGTTCTTAAATATTCAAATCAAACTCTTCCTGGAGATAGTGGCGGACCAGTATGGATTTCTTATGGAACAAGAGGCGCAACACATATCTTAATCGCCATTAATTTTGCAGCTCCAAGTGATGGATCTTATGGTGTTGGATGTAGAGTTACTTCAATAATGGCCGCTTTAAATGTATTACCAATTTTGACAACGAATTACTACCTTTATTAA